A stretch of Elgaria multicarinata webbii isolate HBS135686 ecotype San Diego chromosome 5, rElgMul1.1.pri, whole genome shotgun sequence DNA encodes these proteins:
- the C5H3orf85 gene encoding uncharacterized protein C3orf85 homolog: MATTMLGVAMCAVLLTGVLGRPFVSENEANQFLGLKRQTPLFNIGTPTISQFRWGTALADKAGKTWEALKKSGQYYLDFGSYAFHDDKARDHLSSYMDLFHQSGEDLPQQRRKREIVRPEPIIDPWCP, translated from the exons ATGGCTACTACAATGCTCGGAGTTGCTATGTGTGCCGTATTGCTCACAG GAGTCTTGGGGCGACCATTTGTCTCTGAAAACGAAGCCAATCAATTTTTAGGACTGAAGAGACAAACACCTCTTTTTAACATTGGGACTCCGACTATTAGCCAGTTTCGTTGGGGCACTGCCCTGGCTGACaag GCTGGTAAAACCTGGGAAGCACTGAAGAAGTCAGGACAGTATTACTTGGACTTTGGATCTTATGCATTTCATGACGACAAAGCCAG GGACCATCTTAGCTCTTACATGGATTTGTTCCATCAATCTGGAGAAGACCTTCCGCAGCAGAGAAGAAAACGTGAGATAGTTCGACCCGAACCAATTATTGATCCATGGTGCCCTTAG